In Cyanobacterium sp. T60_A2020_053, the genomic stretch GATATTCAATGAATGAAAGTTGATATGTTCTAATGGGAAGTGATTATCATGTCAGTTATTAGTAAATGGGGAAATAGTTTAGCAGTAAGAATTCCCAAATCAATTATAGCTCAGTTAAAATTAGAGGCGTTGCATCATTGCGGGATGATATGCAATTTTCTGATAGGTTGAAACAACTGT encodes the following:
- a CDS encoding AbrB/MazE/SpoVT family DNA-binding domain-containing protein → MSVISKWGNSLAVRIPKSIIAQLKLEALHHCGMICNFLIG